A region of Clupea harengus unplaced genomic scaffold, Ch_v2.0.2, whole genome shotgun sequence DNA encodes the following proteins:
- the hmces gene encoding abasic site processing protein HMCES: protein MCGRTACTLAPDEVSRASGYRDRSGRRRRPQWRDGDMDKYRPSYNKSPQSNSPVLLSHRHFKKDAPVDEFVLAAMRWGLVPAWFKENDPSKMQYSTNNCRRESLLEKKSYKDPLLKGQRCVILADGFYEWRRQDKDKQPFFIYFPQSKQTLPGSADTQCDGVKQEYQSEAQTPEQEEDKDEECRWTGWRLLTIAGLFDCWTPPSGGEPLYTYTVITVDASSDLQSIHDRMPAVLDGEEEVRRWLDFGEVRSLDALEMLSPKNALTFHPVSSFVNNLRNNSPECLQPVDPNIKKKPVETASSKMMMSWLKSSTPTKRKEPADSTKTDTGEKSTAQKRPKTAGPLQQWLLGSEMNKK from the exons ATGTGCGGAAGGACTGCGTGCACCTTGGCGCCAGATGAGGTCAGCCGAGCTTCTGGGTATAGGGACAGGTCAGGAAGGCGAAGAAGACCACAGTGGCGAGATGGAGATATGGACAAGTACCGACCCTCTTACAATAAGAGCCCTCAGTCCAACAGCCCAGTGTTATTATCCCATAGGCATTTTAAGAAG GATGCTCCGGTAGATGAGTTTGTCCTGGCTGCAATGCGTTGGGGTCTGGTTCCTGCCTGGTTTAAGGAGAACGACCCAAGCAAAATGCAGTACAGCACCAACAACTGTCGCAGAGAGAGCCTGCTGGAAAAGAAGTCCTATAAG GATCCCCTTTTGAAAGGTCAACGTTGCGTCATCCTGGCAGATGGTTTTTATGAGTGGAGGAGACAGGACAAGGACAAGCAGCCATTTTTCATCTACTTTCCCCAAAGCAAGCAAACACTGCCTGGATCTGCTGACACACAGTGTGATGGTGTCAAACAAGAATATCAGTCCGAGGCTCAGACACCAGAACAAGAAGAG GACAAGGATGAGGAATGTAGATGGACTGGCTGGCGGCTGCTCACCATTGCAGGCCTGTTTGACTGCTGGACACCCCCGTCTGGTGGGGAGCCTCTGTACACCTACACTGTCATCACAGTAGATGCCTCATCTGATCTTCAGAGCATCCATGACCG AATGCCAGCGGTGCTtgatggtgaggaggaggtgaggcgATGGCTTGACTTCGGGGAGGTGCGATCACTTGATGCCCTGGAAATGCTGAGCCCCAAAAATGCATTGACCTTTCACCCTGTCTCCTCCTTTGTCAACAACTTGCGCAATAATTCCCCAGAGTGCCTACAGCCTGTGGATCCTAACATTAAGAAG AAGCCTGTGGAGACTGCCAGTAGTAAGATGATGATGAGCTGGTTAAAGAGCTCCACGCCCACTAAGAGGAAGGAACCTGCAGATTCCACAAAGACAGATACTGGGGAAAAATCCACAGCCCAAAAGCGACCCAAGACAGCAGGGCCTCTGCAGCAATGGCTTCTGGGAAGTGAAATGAACAAGAAATGA
- the tada3l gene encoding transcriptional adapter 3 — MSELKDCPPLKYYDFKPVEHTKVCPRYTAVLGRSEDDGIGIEELDTLQLELETLLSSASRRLRALEEQRQILTDWQDKKGDKRFLKLKDADLSVTSRHSKTKKQKLDGKGSHGAGPGPGRPKSKNLQPKVQEYEFSEDPQEIPRNPKNDAPNRFWASVEPYCSDITNEEIRVLEELLKPPEDEAEYYKVPALGKHYSQRWAQEDLLEEQREGARANDKKKSMMGPLSELDAKDVDALIKKSESQHDPPDDGCPFGPLTQRLLQALVEENIIAPMEDSPIPDIPGKDDGAGTSPRSQGKAFSVPHTRSLEARIKEELISQGLLDSEERQGVGGDAEDEVLAELHKRQAELKALSAHNRSRKQELLRLAREEMRKQELRQRVRVADNEVMEGFRRIMAARQKKRTPTKKEKDQAWKALKERESILKLLDG; from the exons ATGAGTGAGCTGAAGGATTGCCCACCGCTTAAATACTATGACTTCAAGCCTGTGGAGCACACCAAGGTATGTCCACGATACACAGCGGTTCTTGGACGTTCAGAGGATGATGGAATTGGCATAGAAGAACTAGACACACTCCAGTTGGAATTGGAGACCCTCCTCTCCTCGGCGAGTCGACGTCTTCGAGCATTGGAAGAACAGAGACAG ATTCTGACAGACTGGCAGGATAAGAAAGGAGACAAGAGGTTTCTGAAGCTGAAGGATGCAGACCTCTCTGTCACCTCACGACATTCAAAGACTAAGAAGCAGAAACTAGATGGCAAGGGCAGCCATGGTGCAGGACCTGGTCCTGGTCGACCAAAATCAAAGAACTTGCAGCCCAAAGTGCAAGAGTATGAGTTCAGTGAAGACCCCCAAGAGATTCCACGTAATCCCAAAAATGATGCTCCTAACCG ATTTTGGGCCTCGGTGGAACCATACTGTTCTGACATAACCAATGAAGAAATACGGGTTCTGGAAGAACTGCTGAAGCCTCCAGAAGATGAGGCTGAATATTATAAA GTCCCTGCCTTGGGAAAGCACTATTCCCAGCGCTGGGCACAAGAGGATctcctggaggagcagagggagggagccaGAGCCAATGACAAAAAGAAGAGCATGATGGGCCCGCTTTCTGAGCTCGACGCCAAAG ATGTAGATGCCCTGATAAAAAAGTCTGAGTCCCAGCACGACCCTCCTGACGATGGGTGTCCCTTTGGTCCTCTCACTCAGCGTCTACTTCAGGCCCTGGTTGAG GAGAACATCATAGCCCCAATGGAGGATTCCCCAATTCCAGACATTCCAGGGAAGGACGATGGGGCAGGGACTTCACCACGCAGTCAAGGGAAAGCTTTTAG TGTCCCCCACACACGCTCCCTTGAAGCCCGAATCAAGGAGGAGCTGATATCACAGGGGCTTCTAGACTCAGAAGAACGTCAGGGGGTTGGTGGAGACGCAGAGGATGAGGTGCTCGCTGAGCTGCACAAGAGACAAGCAGAACTCAAGGCCCTGAGTGCCCATAATCGTTCCCGCAAACAGGAGCTCCTGAG GTTGGCTCGGGAGGAGATGCGCAAACAGGAACTAAGACAGCGGGTCCGAGTGGCTGACAATGAAGTCATGGAGGGCTTCCGTCGCATCATGGCTGCCAGGCAGAAGAAACGTACAcccacaaagaaagaaaaggaccaGGCCTGGAAGGccctgaaggagagagagagcatactcAAACTGCTAGATGGCTAG
- the arpc4l gene encoding actin related protein 2/3 complex, subunit 4, like, whose amino-acid sequence MTATLRPYLNAVRATLQAALCLENFSSQVVERHNKPEVEVRSSKELLLQPVVISRNEKEKVLIEGSINSVRVSIAVKQADEIEKILCHKFMRFMMMRAENFFILRRKPVEGYDISFLITNFHTEQMYKHKLVDFVIHFMEEIDKEISEMKLSVNARARIVAEEFLKNF is encoded by the exons ATG ACAGCCACTTTGCGCCCGTATCTGAACGCTGTGCGAGCAACTCTCCAGGCAGCGCTATGTCTGGAGAACTTCTCCTCTCAAGTGGTCGAACGCCATAACAAGCCAGAGGTTGAGGTCAG gAGTAGCAAAGAGTTGCTACTGCAGCCAGTGGTGATCAGTCGCAATGAGAAGGAGAAGGTCCTAATCGAAGGTTCCATTAACTCTGTGCGAGTCAGCATTGCTGTGAAGCAG GCAGATGAGATTGAGAAGATCCTGTGTCATAAATTTATGCGGTTCATGATGATGAGGGCAGAGAACTTCTTTATCCTGAGGAGGAAACCTGTGGAG GGCTATGACATCAGCTTCCTCATCACCAACTTCCATACAGAACAGATGTACAAACACAAGTTGGTGGACTTTGTCATTCATTTCATGGAGGAGATCGACAAAGAGATCAGCGAGATGAAGCTGTCAGTCAACGCCCGGGCCCGTATTGTTGCTGAGGAGTTCCTCAAAAAT TTCTAA